Within Mycobacterium heckeshornense, the genomic segment TCCCACTCCCGCCACCGTTGCTCGGTAGGCTCGCCGTTGCCGCACGCGGCCGACCAGGCCGTGACCTGGTCGTCGCAAAACTCGGCCAGCACGGCATCGTCGGTGCCGTACACCGCGTGCACCTGGCGAGCGGTGGTGATCCGCGCTACCGCAGCCAGTGGTCGGTCGCGGACGATCGCGCGCACCACGTCGACCAACTCCTCTGGCACGGTCTCGCCGTCGGCGTCCCGGGCCGTCAACGGAGCGCGAACCTCGGTGCGGCAATCCGGGCCGGCGGGCAACTTCAGGTGCCAACCATCGTCCGTCCCACCGGTGCGCCGCCGCAGGGTCACCCCCTTGGACGCGAGGTCGTGACCGGCGGTGTCGAAATACACCGCCTCCAGCGTCTGTGCGGGCAACTTCTCCACGCGGGCGACCGCGGCGATGCCGTCGAACGACGGCGGCACCGTCGAGTCGACAACGTCGAACTTGCGCTCCATTTCCACATGACGTGAGGTGGTTGGAGCCTCGACGGGCATTGGCTGCCTCCGACGGAGCGTTGCCGCAACGGTGGATACGGATCCAGCGTGCCACACCGCACCATGTACGCGCGAGCAGACGTACAAGCCCCGAAACGGCGCGCGTTTGGGGGATTTTGCGTCCGGTGACGGGGCAAAGCCCGGCGAACGCCGTGGTCGGAATCAGAAACTGTGCTCGTCGGCGGGAAAAGTCCCGCTGGCCACCTCTTGGGCGTATTGCATTGCAGCACGGCGTAATTCGCCCGCGATGTCGCCGAATCGCTTGACGAAGCGGGCGGTTTTGCCGCTGGTGAGCCCGGCCATGTCCTGCCAGACCAGCACTTGGGCGTCACAGTTCGGGCCGGCCCCAATCCCGATGGTCGGGATGGTCAGCTTGCCGGTGATCTGGGTGGCCAACTCGGCGGGAACCATCTCCATCACAACGGAAAACGCCCCGGCTTCGGCGATGGCGATGGCATCGGCGATGGTCTGCTCAGCGGCGTCACCACGGCCCTGCACCCGGAATCCGCCCAGGCTGTTGACGCTTTGCGGGGTAAACCCGATATGCGCCATCACCGGAATCCCGGCAGCCGTCAGGGTGGCGATCTGCTGGGCGACCCGCTCACCGCCCTCAAGCTTGACCGCGTGCGCGCCGCCCTCCTTCATAAACCGGGTGGCCGTGGCCAGCGCCGCTGCGGGTCCTGCCTCGTAGCTTCCGAACGGCAGGTCGGCGACGACAAGCGCATGCGGCGCACCCCGCACCACGCCACGAACCAGCGGGATGAGCTCGTCGACCGAGATCGGCACGGTGGTGTCGTAGCCGTAAATCACATTGGCGGCCGAATCGCCAACCAGCAGCACCGGTATGCCGGCGTCGTCGAAAATCCGGGCCGTTGAGTAGTCGTAGGCAGTCAGCATCGCCCACTTGCGGCCCTCGGCCTTCATCTTCTGCAGGTGCTGGACGCGGGTCTTGGTTCGCGGCGTGGGGGTGGTGTCCGACGCCGCCCCATAAACGGTGTGCTCAGACATCGTTGTCCTTGAAGTGTTAGTCGGTTCGATCCTCGTGGCCCTGCCGGGTCCCCGGGTTCGTTGGACACCGCCAGTCTGCCATTTGCCGCAGCCAACACCTACAGCAGGGGCAGTGGACTTTGTCACAGCCGCAGTCGTTAGGCGATTCCGGCGACGCCGCGTCGCCTCGGACATACCATCTGCGCATGCAACGGCTCAGCGGCCTCGACGCCAGCTTCCTGTATCTGGAGACCTCGTCGCAGCCATTGCATGTCTGCTCGATCCTGGACCTGGACACCTCGACGATGCCGGGCGGCTACACCTTCGACCGCTTTCGCGACAACTTGGCGCTGCGCATCAAGGCGATGCCCCAGTTTCGCGAGAAGATAGCCGACAGCCCGCTGAATCTCGACCATCCGGTCTGGGTGGACGACAAGAACTTCGATGTCAGTCGGCACCTGCATCGAATCGGGCTGCCGCCGCCGGGCGGCCGGGCCGAACTGGCCGAGGTCTGCGGTCATATCGCGTCACTGCCGCTGGACCGCAGCCGCCCGCTGTGGGAGATGTGGGTCATCGAGGGTGTCGCGGGCACCGACCCCCGACAAGACGGCCGGCTGGCAGTGATGACCAAGGTGCACCATGCCTGCGTGGACGGCATGACCGGTGCGAACCTGATGTCACAGCTATGCAGCACCGAAGCTGATGCGCCCGCGCCGAATCCGGTCGACGGCGTCGGCGACGCCAACCAGATCCAGATCGCGCTGAGCGGGCTGGCGAAGTTCGCTTCGCGCCCACTGCATTTGATGAATGTGTTGCCCAACACGGTGTCGTCGATTGTGGAGACGCTGGCACGGGTGCGTGTCGGTTTGGCGATGGCACCTCCATTCGCGGCCCCGCCGACTGCGTTCAACGCCGCCGTCACCGGCAGGCGCAACATCGCTTATGCGCAGCTGGACCTCGAGGACGTCAAAACGGTCAAGAACCACTTCAACGTCAAGGTCAACGACGTGGTGATGGCGCTGGTTTCCGGTGTGCTGCGCCAGTTCCTGCTCGACCGCGGTGAACTGCCCGGCTCGTCATTGGTTGCAATGGTGCCGGTTTCGGTGCACGGCAAGTCTGATCGGCCTGGCCGCAACCAGATTTCCGGCATGTTTTCCCGTCTGGAGACCCAGATCGCCGACCCCGCCGAGCGGTTAAAGGCAATAGCTGAAGCGAATTCTGTTGCTAAGCAACATAGTTCCGCCATAAGCGCCACCCTGCTGCAGGATTGGTCGCAATTTGCGGCGCCCGCGGTTTTCGGTCTGGCGATGCGCGCCTATGCCCGGACCCGGCTGACCCGGAGCCGCCCGGTGCACAACCTGGTGATCTCGAACGTGCCCGGGCCGCAGATTCCCCTGTACATGCTTGGCTGCGAGGTCAAGGCGATGTATCCGCTGGGGCCGGTGTTCCATGGTTCGGGCCTGAACATCACTGTGATGTCGCTGAACGGCAAGCTCGATGTCGGAGTCATCTCCTGCCCTGAACTACTGCCGGATTTGTGGAACCTGGCAGACGACTTCGCGGTCGGGATGGAAGAGCTGCTCCTGGCGAGCCGGTAGCGGCACGGCGCGCAGGGCAACCGGAACCTGGGGCCGTCGCATGGCAGCATGGTTGGTCATGGGCCTGCCTCGCTGCGACAAGATCATGCCCACCACGCTGATCTGGATCGTGATGATCGCGATGGTGCTGGTCGGCGGCTGCACGAGAATGGTTCCCGGGCGGCCGGTACAAGCCGGCCCCAAGCTCGGCCAGCCGCTGCAGTGGGGCGCGTGCCATTTTCGTGGTGGCTCGGCGGTCAAGGTTCCCCCCGGCGCCCAGTGCGGCAAGATCGCGGTGCCCGTCGACTATCGCCGCCGCGACGGTGGCACCGCGACGCTGGCGATGATTCGATTCCCGGCGACCGGGGCCAAAATTGGCTCGTTGATCGTCAACCCGGGTGGCCCGGGCGAGTCGGGCATCGAGGCCGCTGTCGGGTTGGTGCAGGCGCTGCCGCCGCGGGTGCGCGAGCGGTTCGACCTGGTGGGCTTCGACCCACGCGGGGTCGCGTCGTCGCGGCCGGCGATCTGGTGCAACTCCGACGCCGAAAACGACCGGCTGCGCGCCGAGCCGCAGGTCGACTACAGCCCCAAGGGTGTGGCGCACATCGAGGGCGAGACCAAGGAGTTCGTCGGTCGCTGCGTCGACAAAATGGGCAAGGAGTTTTTGGCGAACGCCGGAACGGTCAATGTCGCCCGCGATTTAGACGCCATCCGCAAGGCGGTCGGCGACGAGAAACTGACCTTCCTGGGCTACTCCTATGGGACCCGGATCGGCTCGGCCTACGCAGAGGCTTACCCGAAAAACGTGCGGGCGATGATTCTCGACGGTGCGGTGGACCCGAATGCCGATCCGATCGAGCAGGATTTGCGACAAGCCAAGGGTTTTCAGGATGCATTCGACGACTTCGCCGCCGACTGTGCGAAGTCCCCGACGTGTCCGCTGGGCACCGACCCGGCCAAGTCGGTCGACGTCTACCACAGCCTGGTCGACCCGTTGGTCGATCCGGCCAACCCCCTGATCAGCAGGCCCGCGCACACCGCGGATCCGCGCGGGCTGAGCTACAGCGATGCCATCGTGGGCACGATCATGGCCCTCTACACCCCGACACTGTGGCATCACTTGACCGAGGGTCTGACCGAGCTGGCCGATCACCGCGGCGACACCTTGCTCGCCCTGGCCGACATGTATATGCGGCGCGACTCGCACGGCCACTACACCAACGCCAACGACGCCCGGGTCGCGATCAATTGCGTGGACCAGCCGCCGGTTAAGGACCGCGCCAAGGTCATCGAGGAAGACCGCCGCTCGCGCCAGATCGCGCCGTTTATGAGCTACGGCAAGTTCACCGGCGACGCTCCGCTGACCGCGTGCGCATTCTGGCCGGTCCCGCCGACCAGCAAGCCGCACGTGATCTCCGCGCCGGGGCTGGCGCCGACAATCGTGGTATCCACCACCCACGACCCGGCCACCCCGTACCAGGCCGGGGTTGACCTGGCCAAACAACTTCACGGCGCGCTGCTCACCTTCGACGGAACCCAGCACACCGTCGTCTTTCAGGGCAACCGCTGCATCGACGACTACGCGACCGCGTACCTAATCGATGGCACCGTGCCGCCCCCGGGTGCGAAGTGTTGAAGACGTGATCAACGTGTAATCGTTTGGCCGTCACTGTAACTGAGCACCCCATGCGACGATGACAGCCATGGGGCGCGTGAGACAGCTGGGCTCAGTGCTGCTTTCGTTCGGGCTGGCGGTGACGGTCGGATCCCCGGCCAGCGCCACCCCGGAATCCGGTGCCGGCCAGACTCCTGCAACGGTGGCGCCGCAGCCCGCGGCGGTGCAGTGGAGCAGCTGCGAGGGGTTTGTCGGCGATACCGCCGACATCCCCGGCGCGCGCTGCACCACGGTGGCGGTGCCCGTCGACTACGACAATCCGGGCGGGCCCCACGCCCACCTCGCGATGATCCGGATTCCTGCGACCGGTCAGCGGCTTGGCTCACTGCTGGTCAATCCGGGAGGGCCCGGGGCATCGGCGGTCGACAGCGTCGCGGCCATGGGTGCGGCGCTGGCCGGCAGCGAGGTTACCCGGCACTTTGACCTCGTCGGGTTCGATCCGCGGGGCGTCGGCCATTCGACGCCGGAGCTGCGCTGCCGCACCGACGCGGAGTTCGACGCCTACCGGCGCGACCCGATGGTCGACTACAGCCCCGGCGGCGTGGCCCACATCGAACGGATCTATCAGCAGCTGGCGCAGCGCTGTGTCGACCGGATGGGACCGACCTTCCTGCACAACATCGGCACCGCCTCGGTGGCCCGGGATATGGATATGGTTCGCCGCGCGCTGGGCGAGGACCAGATCAACTACCTCGGCTTCAGCTACGGCACCCAGTTGGGCACCGCCTACCTCGAGCGGTTCGGCGACCACGTGCGGGCCATGGTGCTCGACGGTGCCATCGACCCCAGCGTGGGACCGGTTCAGCAAAACATTGACCAGATGGCCGGATTCCAGGTGGCGTTCAACGACTACGCCGCCGACTGCGCGCGCTCGGCCGACTGCCCGCTGGGCACCGACCCCGCCCAGTGGGTCAGCCGCTACCACGCGCTGGTCGATCCGCTGGTGGACAAGCCGGCCAAGACGTCGGACCCTCGCGGACTCGGCTACGCCGACGCGACCACCGGGACCATCAATGCGCTCTACACCCCGCAGTACTGGAAGTACCTGACCAGCGGGCTGTTGGGGCTGCAACGCGGTACCGATCCCGGTGATCTGTTGCGCCTCGCCGACGACTACGACGGCCGCGACGCCGACGGTCATTACGACAACGCCCAGGATGCCTTCAACGCGGTGCGCTGCGTGGACGCGCCGGCGCCCACCGACGCCGCGTCGTGGGTGGCCGCCGACCGGCAGATCCGGCAAGCGGCGCCGTTCCTGAGCTACGGGCAATTCACCGGTTTTGCGCCGCGTGATTTGTGCGCACTGTGGCAGGTCCCGGCGACCTCGGCACCGCACCGGCCCGCATCTGCCGGGCCGGGAAAGGTCGTCGTCGTCTCCACCACCCAC encodes:
- a CDS encoding alpha/beta hydrolase translates to MTAMGRVRQLGSVLLSFGLAVTVGSPASATPESGAGQTPATVAPQPAAVQWSSCEGFVGDTADIPGARCTTVAVPVDYDNPGGPHAHLAMIRIPATGQRLGSLLVNPGGPGASAVDSVAAMGAALAGSEVTRHFDLVGFDPRGVGHSTPELRCRTDAEFDAYRRDPMVDYSPGGVAHIERIYQQLAQRCVDRMGPTFLHNIGTASVARDMDMVRRALGEDQINYLGFSYGTQLGTAYLERFGDHVRAMVLDGAIDPSVGPVQQNIDQMAGFQVAFNDYAADCARSADCPLGTDPAQWVSRYHALVDPLVDKPAKTSDPRGLGYADATTGTINALYTPQYWKYLTSGLLGLQRGTDPGDLLRLADDYDGRDADGHYDNAQDAFNAVRCVDAPAPTDAASWVAADRQIRQAAPFLSYGQFTGFAPRDLCALWQVPATSAPHRPASAGPGKVVVVSTTHDPATPYRAGVELARQLGAPLITYDGTQHTAVFNGDKCVDAAVVRYLVAKVSPPDNFRC
- the panB gene encoding 3-methyl-2-oxobutanoate hydroxymethyltransferase, with the translated sequence MSEHTVYGAASDTTPTPRTKTRVQHLQKMKAEGRKWAMLTAYDYSTARIFDDAGIPVLLVGDSAANVIYGYDTTVPISVDELIPLVRGVVRGAPHALVVADLPFGSYEAGPAAALATATRFMKEGGAHAVKLEGGERVAQQIATLTAAGIPVMAHIGFTPQSVNSLGGFRVQGRGDAAEQTIADAIAIAEAGAFSVVMEMVPAELATQITGKLTIPTIGIGAGPNCDAQVLVWQDMAGLTSGKTARFVKRFGDIAGELRRAAMQYAQEVASGTFPADEHSF
- a CDS encoding alpha/beta hydrolase, whose protein sequence is MVMGLPRCDKIMPTTLIWIVMIAMVLVGGCTRMVPGRPVQAGPKLGQPLQWGACHFRGGSAVKVPPGAQCGKIAVPVDYRRRDGGTATLAMIRFPATGAKIGSLIVNPGGPGESGIEAAVGLVQALPPRVRERFDLVGFDPRGVASSRPAIWCNSDAENDRLRAEPQVDYSPKGVAHIEGETKEFVGRCVDKMGKEFLANAGTVNVARDLDAIRKAVGDEKLTFLGYSYGTRIGSAYAEAYPKNVRAMILDGAVDPNADPIEQDLRQAKGFQDAFDDFAADCAKSPTCPLGTDPAKSVDVYHSLVDPLVDPANPLISRPAHTADPRGLSYSDAIVGTIMALYTPTLWHHLTEGLTELADHRGDTLLALADMYMRRDSHGHYTNANDARVAINCVDQPPVKDRAKVIEEDRRSRQIAPFMSYGKFTGDAPLTACAFWPVPPTSKPHVISAPGLAPTIVVSTTHDPATPYQAGVDLAKQLHGALLTFDGTQHTVVFQGNRCIDDYATAYLIDGTVPPPGAKC
- a CDS encoding WS/DGAT/MGAT family O-acyltransferase, producing the protein MQRLSGLDASFLYLETSSQPLHVCSILDLDTSTMPGGYTFDRFRDNLALRIKAMPQFREKIADSPLNLDHPVWVDDKNFDVSRHLHRIGLPPPGGRAELAEVCGHIASLPLDRSRPLWEMWVIEGVAGTDPRQDGRLAVMTKVHHACVDGMTGANLMSQLCSTEADAPAPNPVDGVGDANQIQIALSGLAKFASRPLHLMNVLPNTVSSIVETLARVRVGLAMAPPFAAPPTAFNAAVTGRRNIAYAQLDLEDVKTVKNHFNVKVNDVVMALVSGVLRQFLLDRGELPGSSLVAMVPVSVHGKSDRPGRNQISGMFSRLETQIADPAERLKAIAEANSVAKQHSSAISATLLQDWSQFAAPAVFGLAMRAYARTRLTRSRPVHNLVISNVPGPQIPLYMLGCEVKAMYPLGPVFHGSGLNITVMSLNGKLDVGVISCPELLPDLWNLADDFAVGMEELLLASR